The Acidobacteriota bacterium DNA window GTGTAGCCGCCCCCGGCCGGAGGAGGGTCGCTCACCGCCCGGTCCAGCCGATCGACCCACCTGTGCCACACGCGTTCGATCTCGGCGGTGGCGACCGGCAGCAGATCCGCCGGTTCGCCGGGAGGCCGGAGATCGGGCAGCGCGGGAACGGCGGCCGCGAGGAGAAAGGCGAGGGCTGCGAGGGAGTCCCGGGGTCCCAGGCGCCGGCTTCCGGCGGCGACCGCCACGAGCGCCGGCACGGCGAGACCCAGGGCGGCCAAGCCCCAATGACGCCCCGGCGCGAGCGCCGCGGCGAGGGCGGCCGCCGGAAGGATCCGGGTGGCGGCGAGGCGGACGGTGCGGATTCCGCGAGAGTCCGGTGAGGTCGCGCGCAGCGTCGCCATCCCGGTCGAACGTTACCAGCAGCCGGGGGTTCCCGGCGAGAGCCTCGGGCGCCCCGCCCTCAGCCGCCGGCGGCGAGACGGAAGTCCGCCACGACGGGCAGGTGGTCGCTGGCCACCTTCGACCGGTTCAGGCGGCAACGCCGGACGCGTTCCAGGCGGAGCGGACCGCGATAGTAGATCCGGTCCAACGGCCCCGTGGGCGAGAAGGACGGATACGTTCGAATCGGCCGGGCCGTGCCGCCCCGGTCGGTGGCGCACCGGAAACCGAGGCCCGAGACGAGGGTCGGCCGGAGGAGCGACCGCCAGTCGTTGAAATCCCCGCCGACGAGGCACGGGCGGCTCGGCTCCAGTCGAGCGAACTCCGGACTGCACAGAAGAACGCCGAGCTGCTGCGCCCGCTCCCGCGCCGACAGCCCGAGGTGGAGATTGAACACTTCGAGGGGCGGGGCGCCGGCGGGAAGCCGGATCGTGGTGTGCTGGCAGCCGCGCCTTTTGCGGCGGCCGATCGTGAGGTCGATGTTGCGCTCGCGGAGGATCGGGTAGCGGCTGAGCGTGGCGTTGCCGTACCGTCCCCGGCGAAGCTTGACGTTGTGCCCCACCGCGTAGTGCTCGTAGCCGAGGGCGAGGGAAAATTCCCGGGCCAGGTCCATCTCC harbors:
- a CDS encoding endonuclease, which gives rise to MRLRVLTYNIHRAIGVDRRFRPDRIIEILEHHDADIVLLQEVDEGVPRSREMDLAREFSLALGYEHYAVGHNVKLRRGRYGNATLSRYPILRERNIDLTIGRRKRRGCQHTTIRLPAGAPPLEVFNLHLGLSARERAQQLGVLLCSPEFARLEPSRPCLVGGDFNDWRSLLRPTLVSGLGFRCATDRGGTARPIRTYPSFSPTGPLDRIYYRGPLRLERVRRCRLNRSKVASDHLPVVADFRLAAGG